One Halobacterium zhouii genomic region harbors:
- a CDS encoding DUF7118 family protein, with protein MPDAKAAPDGLVADLKRARDARDDAEDAVADVGESRIRALRDALTELDRLLAQYEEDATGTGDFQSYLSFQDDLVAFVEELDDDLPEREAFESLLDLFKKRRLSDADFTEARNRLSDARDLVGRLDHLADTRKRYADARQAVEERADEHAAEVEHLERLRRLGNADLDAPVEDLRDPIEAYDEAVREAFEAFKSNASARCVLDLVATAESYPLVPFEPVPGDLREFVAGADDAGGEPIPQLLEYAEYSPSKLEHYVEEPRTLKRVVGGNRTYLDRLDADPLVVDWPPAPAAELQYRARELVAVVGRFADDSVLEWLHAVRAAARTNDYERLRTAAVADHELTDGEMERAASGVEDDLEAAREAEAALRDALSEY; from the coding sequence ATGCCCGACGCGAAGGCCGCACCCGACGGCCTCGTGGCCGACCTGAAACGCGCCCGGGACGCCCGCGACGACGCCGAGGACGCGGTCGCTGACGTCGGCGAGTCCCGGATCCGCGCCCTCCGCGACGCCCTGACGGAACTGGACCGACTGCTCGCGCAGTACGAGGAGGACGCCACCGGGACGGGGGACTTCCAGTCGTATCTCTCCTTCCAGGACGACCTGGTGGCGTTCGTCGAGGAGTTAGACGACGACCTGCCTGAACGCGAGGCGTTCGAATCCCTGCTCGACCTGTTCAAGAAGCGACGGCTCTCGGACGCGGACTTCACGGAGGCCCGCAACCGGTTGTCGGACGCCCGCGACCTCGTTGGGCGACTCGACCACCTCGCTGACACCCGCAAGCGGTACGCGGACGCGCGCCAGGCGGTCGAGGAACGCGCCGACGAGCACGCCGCGGAGGTCGAGCACCTCGAGCGCCTGCGGCGACTCGGGAACGCGGACCTCGACGCGCCCGTGGAGGACCTCCGGGACCCCATCGAGGCGTACGACGAGGCCGTCCGCGAGGCGTTCGAGGCGTTCAAATCGAACGCGTCCGCGCGCTGCGTGCTCGACCTCGTGGCGACCGCGGAGTCCTACCCGCTCGTGCCCTTCGAGCCCGTTCCCGGGGACCTCCGGGAGTTCGTGGCGGGCGCGGACGACGCCGGCGGAGAGCCGATCCCCCAACTGCTCGAGTACGCGGAGTACTCGCCGTCGAAACTCGAGCATTACGTCGAGGAGCCACGCACGCTGAAGCGCGTCGTCGGCGGGAATCGCACGTACCTGGACCGACTCGACGCCGACCCGCTCGTGGTCGACTGGCCGCCCGCGCCGGCCGCCGAACTCCAGTACCGCGCCCGCGAACTCGTCGCGGTCGTCGGGCGGTTCGCGGACGACAGCGTACTCGAATGGCTCCACGCGGTTCGAGCGGCGGCGCGCACGAACGATTACGAGCGCCTGCGAACGGCGGCGGTCGCGGACCACGAACTCACCGACGGCGAGATGGAGCGCGCCGCCAGCGGGGTCGAGGACGACCTCGAGGCCGCGCGCGAAGCGGAGGCGGCGCTCAGGGACGCCCTATCGGAGTACTGA
- a CDS encoding DUF7576 family protein, which produces MTGNRDDQADGSLPSSDDHSTLSDDGEHSRSPETGSASSMRCEVCGTEVDPTGWHPVATRVDDNDEFHLYTFCSDECRRKWQANE; this is translated from the coding sequence ATGACTGGGAACAGGGACGACCAAGCGGACGGTTCGCTGCCCTCCAGCGACGACCACTCGACGTTGTCTGACGACGGAGAACACTCGCGTTCACCCGAGACAGGGTCGGCGTCCTCGATGCGATGCGAGGTCTGTGGAACGGAGGTCGACCCGACAGGCTGGCACCCGGTTGCGACTCGCGTCGACGATAACGACGAATTTCATCTCTACACGTTCTGCAGCGACGAATGTCGCAGGAAGTGGCAGGCGAACGAGTGA
- a CDS encoding A24 family peptidase, which translates to MYASIPDLLRLLAVPALGWAAVRDWKTRRVPNDLWSPLAFLGFALLFWEGLVSLGQPGAFQLYAVRVAFSVLFVVPLAYGFWYVGGFGGADARAFMVLAVLLPTYPYYEVAGYALPQIHTAVGIFSLTVLTNTVLLGLAYPLVLGARNALAGEFSYVMFVGRRVRVPELATTHGSLLEDGDGFTRNGLDLDALRMYLRWRNTSLPELRENPGLRDPDTLPDSPGEPTDGAVIRDDTLTPSGGEPTTDGGHSVTDDASIDTDPGNVDADDPWGAAAFLGDIDGTAYGTTPAKLREGLDAVTEREDVWVTPGVPFLVPLFVGLLVSLTVGDVLYYALDAVGFA; encoded by the coding sequence GTGTACGCTTCGATACCGGACCTGCTTCGCCTGCTCGCCGTGCCCGCGCTCGGCTGGGCGGCGGTGCGGGACTGGAAGACGCGCCGCGTCCCGAACGACCTCTGGTCGCCGCTCGCGTTCCTCGGCTTCGCTCTGCTGTTCTGGGAGGGACTGGTGTCCCTCGGCCAGCCCGGCGCCTTCCAGTTGTACGCGGTCCGGGTGGCGTTCAGCGTGCTGTTCGTCGTGCCGCTCGCGTACGGCTTCTGGTACGTCGGCGGGTTCGGTGGCGCGGACGCCCGCGCGTTCATGGTCCTCGCAGTGTTGCTGCCGACGTACCCCTACTACGAGGTCGCGGGGTACGCGCTCCCCCAGATCCATACGGCGGTCGGCATCTTCTCGCTGACCGTGCTCACGAACACCGTGCTCCTGGGACTCGCGTATCCGCTCGTGCTCGGCGCGCGGAACGCGCTCGCTGGCGAGTTCTCCTACGTGATGTTCGTCGGGCGGCGCGTTCGCGTCCCCGAACTCGCGACCACGCACGGCAGCCTCCTGGAGGACGGCGACGGCTTCACGCGGAACGGCCTCGACCTGGACGCGCTCCGCATGTACCTCCGGTGGCGGAACACGTCGCTCCCGGAACTCCGCGAGAATCCGGGGCTCCGGGACCCGGACACGCTCCCCGACTCCCCCGGAGAGCCGACGGACGGCGCGGTGATTCGGGACGACACGCTCACCCCCTCGGGCGGCGAACCGACGACCGACGGCGGCCACAGCGTAACTGACGACGCCAGCATCGACACTGACCCAGGCAACGTCGACGCCGACGACCCCTGGGGCGCGGCGGCGTTCCTCGGGGACATCGACGGCACCGCCTACGGCACGACGCCCGCGAAACTCCGGGAGGGACTCGACGCCGTCACCGAGCGCGAGGACGTGTGGGTGACGCCCGGCGTGCCGTTCCTCGTGCCGCTGTTCGTCGGCCTGCTCGTCTCCCTCACCGTTGGGGACGTGCTCTACTACGCGCTGGACGCGGTCGGATTCGCCTGA
- a CDS encoding restriction endonuclease subunit M produces MGVQSDLTGDAQIPEDKIFCKVTDSLRSDNEHERNRRRLSEELHGEYGYTYDQMDIEYTVKAGSESRDVDLVVFDQEGTRRQEDIRVVAEIEPEETAPDDPDHGVGQAKSYMRLAPAEFGIWYNGEEHFYFHQADGKITEVKDVPPHGATLEDIEERDFDQLTPAVELKTEFKRCHNYIASNQGLSKTDAFHELLKIIFCKAHDERHSSRVRFYVTDDERRSNPDACKRRISSLFQEVKDEHPDIFGDEAQINFEPDVLAFVVAELEPYLLLDTDSDIKGEAYETIVGSNLRGDRGEFFTPRNVCQAGVQMAFHMKPERDWASLDVIDPACGTGGFLISVIEYMKRQFIEQQEKKWNDPEKARRRAMDLLQTYCENHVYGMDLNPQLVRAAQMNEVMHGNGHRNPFPANSLVYPDSWEDDNVELGMFDLLFTNPPFGSNMSVDEKDVLRQYDLAHRWDGTTKKSEYRKSVPPQQLFIERSVQLLKPGGVAAIVTPDSILTNPSEKFIRHWLLKHTKVVASIGLPRETFLPYTPTKTHLMLVEKRDSPIDNPSLSGHEAFMASAEKIGTDKRGEPIHLRTPEGDKIVDGGGDPIVDDDLPSVVQAFKGWYK; encoded by the coding sequence ATGGGAGTTCAAAGTGACCTGACCGGGGATGCGCAAATCCCCGAGGACAAAATCTTCTGCAAGGTAACCGATAGTCTCAGAAGTGATAACGAGCACGAGCGGAACCGACGTCGTCTTTCCGAAGAACTCCACGGCGAGTACGGGTACACGTACGACCAGATGGACATCGAGTACACGGTCAAAGCAGGATCCGAAAGCCGTGACGTTGACTTAGTTGTCTTCGACCAAGAAGGCACACGCCGGCAGGAGGACATTCGCGTTGTCGCTGAAATCGAACCGGAAGAAACCGCACCCGATGACCCCGACCACGGTGTCGGGCAAGCGAAGTCGTACATGCGTCTCGCTCCTGCTGAATTCGGGATTTGGTACAACGGTGAGGAGCACTTCTACTTCCACCAAGCGGACGGGAAAATCACGGAGGTGAAAGACGTCCCGCCGCACGGTGCTACGCTCGAAGACATCGAGGAGCGTGACTTCGACCAGCTCACGCCAGCGGTTGAACTGAAAACCGAGTTCAAGCGCTGCCACAACTACATCGCGTCAAACCAGGGCCTGTCGAAAACTGACGCGTTCCACGAGCTTCTTAAAATCATCTTCTGCAAAGCTCACGACGAGCGTCACTCCTCACGAGTCCGGTTCTACGTCACCGACGACGAGCGTCGGAGCAACCCTGACGCGTGTAAGCGGCGTATCTCGTCGCTCTTCCAGGAGGTAAAGGATGAACATCCCGATATTTTCGGTGACGAAGCCCAGATAAACTTCGAACCGGACGTGCTTGCGTTCGTTGTTGCAGAGCTCGAACCGTACCTGCTACTCGACACGGATTCTGACATCAAGGGCGAGGCGTACGAAACCATCGTCGGGTCGAATCTCCGAGGTGATCGTGGTGAGTTCTTCACGCCGCGAAACGTGTGTCAGGCAGGCGTGCAGATGGCGTTCCACATGAAACCGGAGCGTGACTGGGCGAGCTTGGATGTTATCGACCCAGCGTGTGGGACGGGCGGGTTCCTCATCTCGGTTATCGAGTACATGAAGCGGCAGTTCATCGAGCAGCAGGAGAAGAAATGGAACGACCCGGAGAAGGCGCGGCGTCGCGCGATGGACTTGCTTCAGACGTACTGCGAAAATCACGTGTATGGGATGGATTTGAACCCGCAGCTGGTGCGTGCTGCGCAAATGAACGAGGTGATGCACGGGAACGGGCATCGCAACCCATTCCCGGCAAACAGTCTCGTGTACCCCGACAGTTGGGAGGACGACAACGTGGAGTTGGGGATGTTCGACTTGCTGTTCACGAACCCGCCGTTCGGGAGTAACATGAGTGTCGATGAAAAGGACGTACTGCGGCAGTACGACCTCGCTCACCGGTGGGATGGCACGACGAAGAAGTCGGAGTACCGGAAGTCGGTGCCACCGCAGCAATTGTTCATCGAGCGGAGTGTGCAGTTGCTGAAGCCAGGCGGTGTTGCGGCTATCGTTACCCCGGACAGTATATTGACGAACCCGAGTGAGAAGTTCATTCGTCACTGGTTGCTGAAGCACACGAAGGTTGTCGCATCGATTGGCCTGCCGCGAGAAACGTTCCTGCCGTACACGCCAACGAAAACGCATCTGATGCTGGTGGAGAAGCGTGACTCGCCGATAGATAATCCGTCGCTTAGCGGGCATGAGGCGTTTATGGCGTCTGCTGAGAAAATCGGGACGGACAAGCGTGGTGAACCGATTCACCTTCGTACGCCGGAAGGCGATAAGATTGTAGATGGTGGTGGTGACCCGATCGTTGATGACGACTTGCCGTCTGTCGTGCAAGCGTTCAAGGGGTGGTACAAGTGA
- a CDS encoding restriction endonuclease subunit S, whose protein sequence is MTVFDPAEELLEKDVDVAETPARDLEHTMGASAYTGDYGHAMDIVEETEYEVVELQDLCERVFRKSRFTRVYVDNPEYGHPYIAPTEVGSLKPWYRQINNTSKAYVSKKQHDINEYNVEEDWILITCSGSVNVGSVFMATDFLSDYFLTHDMIRVVPEEDTLEGYLYAYLDSWVGRVIMLHNEFGIGIDHIEPEQIEDMPVVLPPEDVRREIHENVKEAYAAREEFLQKNKRTVEETGDVLEALGNNEDVKPDDFEL, encoded by the coding sequence GTGACTGTGTTTGATCCTGCTGAAGAGCTCTTGGAGAAGGATGTTGACGTGGCCGAAACGCCTGCGCGTGACTTAGAGCACACGATGGGTGCGTCTGCGTACACGGGCGACTACGGTCACGCGATGGACATCGTCGAGGAAACCGAGTATGAGGTTGTTGAGCTTCAGGACTTGTGCGAGCGCGTGTTCCGCAAGTCTCGATTCACCCGCGTGTACGTCGATAATCCCGAGTACGGGCATCCGTACATCGCGCCGACCGAGGTTGGGTCGCTGAAGCCGTGGTACCGGCAAATCAACAACACGTCCAAGGCGTACGTTTCGAAGAAACAGCACGATATCAACGAGTACAACGTTGAGGAGGACTGGATTCTCATCACGTGCTCCGGGAGTGTGAACGTCGGGAGCGTGTTCATGGCCACGGACTTCCTCTCAGACTACTTCCTCACCCACGACATGATTCGGGTCGTGCCGGAGGAGGACACGCTTGAGGGGTATCTGTACGCGTATCTCGACTCCTGGGTTGGGCGCGTCATTATGCTGCACAACGAGTTTGGTATCGGCATCGACCATATTGAGCCGGAGCAGATTGAGGATATGCCGGTGGTGTTGCCGCCGGAGGACGTTCGTCGAGAGATTCATGAGAACGTCAAGGAGGCGTATGCTGCGCGAGAGGAGTTCTTACAGAAGAACAAGCGGACGGTAGAGGAGACGGGCGATGTCTTAGAGGCGCTTGGCAATAATGAGGACGTGAAACCGGACGACTTCGAGCTGTAG
- a CDS encoding GAF domain-containing protein, with translation MNDDSIAAAQLHALAETTPDVLVTIDSDSRVQFVNPAVEEVLGYTPEALTGESLTTLMADDLGRRHLDAMERYLDTETRTLDWDAVELPGQHANGHEVPLEISFSEFTSDGERFFTGVIRDVSEQRRRSDQLERLNELGLALSEAETFDEACERALTAASDVLGLSIATIDLYDGDTGSLESCARTSRVDELVGDGGLFTAERGLPWQAFAQNEPRVYARLDEIRDVDADETLLESAMVLPIGKHGVLVSGETTPDAFSETTLSLARILVRNVEAAFDRLERETTLRERTTEVEEKNEELRRLERVNDEIRSIAAALRDADSSAEIQQLVCDRLANSDPYQFVWFGERDLSTGELVPSAWAGAEDGYLDEVTVMADGSETSQEPGGRAIQSREPQIQNDLRADPPFEPWRRAAVERGYRASVSVPVVYHDTLYGVLNLYSAEAGIFSATEEAVLSELGEMVGYAINAMEHYDALVSQDSIELEFAIRDTTDELLSFLREHEGTFRLQNVRRREGRTLRAFGVFEGVPTAAVTAFPDEHGEAADLTVVRSRGEETTVELAITGDSLIIELLDRGAVPTTHRATPEGGRVSIRIAKTASVRSFVELFERRYDDVELVARREAPGPVQDSTELERTYLDTLTDRQAEVLETAYFAGFFEQPRESSAADVAEMLDVSQPTVSRHIRSAEQKLYSMLFGGDER, from the coding sequence ATGAACGACGACTCGATCGCTGCTGCGCAACTCCACGCGCTCGCGGAAACGACGCCAGACGTGCTCGTCACCATCGACTCGGACAGCCGGGTCCAGTTCGTCAACCCGGCGGTCGAGGAGGTACTCGGGTACACCCCCGAGGCGCTGACCGGCGAGTCCCTGACCACGCTGATGGCCGACGATCTCGGGCGCCGGCACCTCGACGCGATGGAACGGTATCTCGACACCGAAACGCGCACGCTAGACTGGGACGCCGTCGAGCTTCCAGGGCAACACGCGAACGGCCACGAGGTCCCCCTGGAGATATCGTTCAGCGAATTCACCAGCGACGGCGAGCGGTTCTTCACGGGCGTCATCCGGGACGTCTCCGAGCAGCGACGCCGCTCCGACCAACTAGAGCGCCTGAACGAACTGGGGCTGGCGCTCTCGGAGGCCGAGACGTTCGACGAGGCCTGCGAGCGAGCGCTCACTGCGGCCAGCGACGTCCTCGGCCTCTCGATCGCGACGATCGATCTGTACGACGGTGACACCGGCAGCCTCGAGTCGTGTGCCCGCACGTCCCGCGTCGACGAACTGGTCGGCGACGGCGGGCTGTTCACGGCCGAGCGCGGGCTTCCCTGGCAAGCGTTCGCGCAGAACGAACCCCGGGTTTACGCGCGTCTGGACGAGATTCGGGACGTCGACGCCGACGAGACGCTCCTCGAGAGCGCGATGGTCCTCCCCATCGGGAAGCACGGGGTGCTCGTCAGCGGGGAGACGACGCCGGACGCGTTCTCCGAGACCACGCTATCGCTCGCGCGAATCCTCGTCAGGAACGTCGAGGCGGCCTTCGACCGTCTCGAACGCGAAACCACGCTCCGGGAGCGGACCACCGAGGTCGAAGAGAAGAACGAGGAGCTTCGGCGCCTCGAGCGGGTGAACGACGAGATACGGAGCATCGCGGCGGCGCTTCGGGACGCCGACTCGAGCGCGGAGATCCAGCAACTGGTGTGTGACAGGCTGGCGAACAGCGACCCGTACCAGTTCGTCTGGTTCGGCGAGCGCGACCTCTCGACCGGCGAACTCGTGCCGTCGGCGTGGGCGGGCGCGGAGGACGGCTACCTCGACGAGGTGACAGTCATGGCCGACGGGAGCGAGACCAGCCAGGAACCCGGCGGGCGCGCGATACAGAGCCGGGAGCCACAGATCCAGAACGACCTCCGGGCCGACCCGCCGTTCGAACCCTGGCGCCGGGCGGCGGTCGAGCGAGGCTATCGCGCGAGCGTCTCCGTTCCGGTCGTCTATCACGACACGCTGTACGGCGTGTTGAATCTCTACTCGGCCGAGGCGGGCATCTTCTCCGCCACGGAGGAGGCCGTGCTGTCGGAGCTGGGCGAGATGGTGGGGTACGCGATCAACGCCATGGAGCACTACGACGCGCTCGTCTCTCAGGACTCCATCGAACTCGAGTTCGCGATCCGGGACACGACCGACGAGTTGCTTTCGTTCCTCAGGGAACACGAGGGGACGTTCCGGTTGCAGAACGTGAGACGCCGCGAAGGACGAACGCTCCGCGCGTTCGGGGTGTTCGAGGGCGTGCCGACAGCGGCGGTTACCGCGTTCCCCGACGAGCACGGCGAAGCCGCCGACCTGACGGTGGTCAGGAGTCGGGGGGAGGAGACCACCGTGGAACTCGCTATCACCGGGGATTCGCTCATCATCGAGTTGCTGGACCGCGGGGCGGTCCCGACGACTCACCGGGCGACGCCCGAGGGTGGTCGGGTGTCGATACGCATCGCCAAGACGGCGTCCGTCCGGTCGTTCGTGGAGTTGTTCGAACGGCGGTACGACGACGTGGAACTCGTCGCCCGCCGGGAAGCCCCGGGACCAGTTCAGGACAGTACAGAACTCGAACGGACGTATCTCGATACCCTCACCGACCGTCAGGCGGAGGTCCTGGAGACGGCGTACTTCGCGGGGTTCTTCGAGCAACCCCGGGAGAGTTCGGCGGCGGACGTCGCAGAGATGCTGGACGTCTCTCAGCCGACTGTGAGTCGCCACATCCGCTCCGCAGAGCAGAAACTCTACTCGATGCTGTTCGGCGGAGACGAACGGTGA
- the hisI gene encoding phosphoribosyl-AMP cyclohydrolase, with product MDSDADSDGASFGVNLDFGDDGLVPVVAQDAEDGEILMLAYADRDAVERSAETGRAHYYSRSRDELWEKGATSGNTQTIEEIRVDCDGDALLYIVEQSGGACHTGHHSCFYRTLDGENVGEQVFDPDDVY from the coding sequence ATGGACTCCGATGCTGACTCCGACGGCGCCTCGTTCGGCGTCAACCTCGACTTCGGCGATGACGGCCTCGTCCCCGTCGTCGCCCAGGACGCCGAGGACGGCGAGATACTGATGCTCGCGTACGCCGACCGCGACGCCGTCGAGCGGTCGGCCGAGACGGGACGCGCACACTACTACTCGCGCTCCCGCGACGAACTCTGGGAGAAAGGCGCCACGAGCGGGAACACGCAGACTATCGAGGAGATCCGCGTCGACTGCGACGGCGACGCGCTGCTGTATATCGTCGAGCAGTCGGGCGGCGCCTGCCACACCGGCCACCACTCCTGTTTCTACCGCACACTCGACGGCGAGAACGTGGGGGAGCAAGTGTTCGACCCCGACGACGTGTACTGA
- a CDS encoding HalOD1 output domain-containing protein encodes MTATIDLNEGPVSQHVVEKVSEVTDTDPTDLEPLFNTVDPDSLNTLFSDIQSASPRDEGHVAFPIAGCQVTIWADGRVEVEENDEAAAVTPDVASEAESSSAPEPTD; translated from the coding sequence ATGACTGCGACTATCGATCTAAACGAGGGCCCCGTGAGTCAGCACGTCGTCGAGAAGGTGTCAGAAGTGACGGATACTGATCCGACTGACCTGGAACCGCTTTTCAACACCGTCGACCCGGACAGCCTGAACACGCTGTTCAGCGACATCCAGTCCGCGTCGCCGCGAGACGAGGGGCACGTCGCGTTCCCCATCGCCGGTTGTCAGGTGACCATCTGGGCGGACGGACGGGTCGAGGTCGAGGAAAACGACGAAGCGGCGGCAGTGACCCCCGATGTCGCCTCGGAGGCCGAATCCTCGAGCGCTCCAGAGCCCACGGATTAA
- a CDS encoding site-specific integrase has protein sequence MQIEPMPSDDGYRCWLNPSEQDLLVEYFSEEPRKQLAVELMLDGLRSEEVPRVATRDFRRLDGDEEAHKLRVREGKTGFRECPVSNDTKQKAVMLKNARGLTKEDPLVDVSARTVQRWIAGGNGTTGAVETLAEETGNDDWLHVTAHDLRRTWATSTYYGLSAPYSLEVIMQWGGWEDGDTFRSNYLGKEPDHLAVEMMDEAGLR, from the coding sequence ATGCAGATTGAACCGATGCCGAGCGACGACGGGTACCGTTGCTGGCTGAATCCTTCGGAGCAAGACCTGTTGGTAGAGTACTTCTCTGAGGAACCGAGGAAGCAGCTGGCCGTCGAGTTGATGCTGGATGGACTGAGATCAGAAGAAGTCCCGCGCGTTGCAACACGCGACTTCCGCAGGCTCGACGGCGACGAGGAAGCGCACAAACTCAGGGTGCGGGAAGGCAAGACTGGGTTCCGAGAATGCCCCGTTAGCAACGATACGAAGCAGAAAGCAGTGATGCTGAAAAACGCACGTGGGTTGACGAAGGAAGACCCGTTGGTCGATGTGTCTGCGCGGACGGTGCAGCGCTGGATTGCTGGCGGGAACGGCACCACCGGCGCGGTCGAGACGTTGGCCGAAGAGACTGGGAACGATGATTGGCTGCACGTCACCGCGCACGACCTCCGCCGCACCTGGGCCACCTCAACGTACTACGGACTGAGTGCTCCGTACTCTCTCGAAGTTATCATGCAGTGGGGCGGCTGGGAAGACGGCGACACCTTCAGAAGCAATTACCTCGGCAAAGAACCCGACCATCTCGCGGTCGAAATGATGGACGAAGCCGGACTTCGCTGA
- a CDS encoding tyrosine-type recombinase/integrase — translation MPPRQYRDISECRAEIKAYAKTLEAGTDDNDDDQRASASTKRYQQDVRWFDHWLDEHDIDSAYDVTSEQAMEVGEDLSAQYNGTTPRYRWDRIYAMYDHFVALEKIEKNPLRQWDGQKKTLWGMSKSTEQSKQLEDGEDYAVDAEDVRAMEANVEQNRLRNQLLIRLLWHSGMRRGEAEAVTLDMLSRDAREITLPSSVTKNGRERVVAWQPNLDGLLHKWLDGGIRDDYLGGRDHEKLFVGERGAPLSAEAINEVVINAADNAGINRRTYADANAAQPEDGSNPEPNRWLISSHNIRHGLGSHLVHKTDASLYEVSRYLGHQSTSVTEETYVEYDPRAGTDSAHEFAPE, via the coding sequence ATGCCTCCACGTCAATATCGAGATATTAGCGAGTGTCGTGCAGAAATCAAAGCGTACGCAAAAACCCTGGAAGCAGGCACTGACGACAATGACGATGATCAGCGAGCGAGTGCTTCAACGAAACGGTACCAACAGGACGTGCGTTGGTTCGACCACTGGCTCGACGAACACGATATTGATTCGGCGTACGATGTGACGTCGGAGCAAGCGATGGAGGTCGGTGAAGACCTATCGGCCCAGTATAACGGCACAACCCCGCGATATCGTTGGGATAGGATTTACGCGATGTACGACCATTTCGTGGCGCTTGAGAAGATTGAGAAGAATCCGCTGAGGCAGTGGGATGGGCAGAAGAAGACTTTGTGGGGAATGTCGAAATCGACGGAGCAGAGCAAGCAGTTGGAGGACGGTGAGGACTACGCGGTCGATGCGGAGGACGTTCGCGCGATGGAAGCGAATGTGGAGCAGAATCGATTGAGGAACCAGTTGTTGATACGCCTCCTTTGGCACTCTGGCATGCGGCGTGGGGAGGCAGAAGCGGTCACGCTCGATATGCTCTCCCGGGATGCGAGAGAAATCACGCTCCCAAGTTCGGTGACGAAGAACGGACGGGAGCGAGTGGTTGCGTGGCAGCCGAACCTGGATGGGTTGTTGCACAAGTGGTTGGATGGTGGGATTCGAGACGATTACCTGGGGGGACGCGACCATGAGAAGTTGTTTGTCGGGGAGCGTGGAGCGCCGCTGTCGGCTGAAGCGATTAACGAGGTAGTCATCAACGCGGCTGATAACGCCGGCATCAACCGCCGAACGTACGCAGACGCCAACGCCGCGCAGCCGGAAGACGGGAGCAACCCAGAACCGAATCGGTGGTTGATATCGAGTCACAATATTCGACATGGGCTCGGGTCACATCTCGTTCACAAAACCGATGCGTCACTGTATGAGGTTAGTCGGTATCTTGGCCATCAATCAACGAGCGTGACCGAGGAAACGTATGTGGAGTACGACCCCAGGGCTGGGACTGATTCGGCGCACGAATTCGCGCCTGAGTAA
- a CDS encoding ArsR family transcriptional regulator — translation MTEEPQPPELNKRNLISDIAGHPHGAPSLEELAYLNPRLSSEEIRKTLQTLIADNAVHTLPASNVDIEDAPERFYRLTKTARNDHSDTEDAWKREYESVSKTERIETLQNLPRPD, via the coding sequence ATGACCGAAGAACCACAACCGCCCGAACTCAACAAACGGAACCTCATCTCTGACATCGCCGGCCACCCACACGGCGCTCCGAGCCTCGAAGAACTCGCTTACCTGAACCCGAGACTGAGTAGCGAGGAGATCCGCAAAACGCTGCAAACCCTGATTGCGGACAACGCAGTGCACACGCTCCCGGCGTCGAACGTGGACATCGAGGACGCGCCTGAACGGTTCTACCGTCTTACCAAAACCGCGAGAAACGACCATTCAGACACCGAAGACGCGTGGAAACGCGAATACGAATCGGTGAGCAAGACCGAGCGAATCGAGACACTCCAAAACCTTCCACGTCCGGACTGA